One Vicinamibacterales bacterium DNA segment encodes these proteins:
- the fabA gene encoding bifunctional 3-hydroxydecanoyl-ACP dehydratase/trans-2-decenoyl-ACP isomerase, producing the protein MKYAEFLQRTHFTKVELLACANGTLVDDPPPEGFATLPGPPMLMVDRVVEISHRGPQGRIVAEYDVQIDAWFFQCHFRSDPVQPGCLGVDAIWQLIGFYGGVRGAKGAGRALGAKEIEFSGQIRPYNKLVRYEIDIRRYAELADTGAAIAIGTGQVIVDGEPIYLVKDAKVGMFKGIRYPDYPLPSENSVGGIMVR; encoded by the coding sequence GTGAAATACGCCGAGTTCCTGCAGAGAACCCACTTCACCAAGGTGGAACTGCTCGCCTGCGCGAACGGCACGCTCGTCGATGACCCTCCGCCGGAGGGATTCGCCACGCTGCCCGGCCCGCCCATGCTCATGGTGGACCGCGTCGTCGAGATCAGCCACCGCGGGCCGCAGGGGCGCATTGTCGCCGAGTACGACGTGCAGATCGACGCCTGGTTCTTCCAGTGCCACTTCCGGTCCGACCCGGTGCAGCCGGGCTGCCTGGGCGTGGACGCGATCTGGCAGTTGATCGGCTTCTACGGGGGCGTGCGCGGCGCGAAGGGCGCCGGCCGCGCGCTCGGCGCGAAAGAGATCGAGTTCTCGGGACAGATCCGCCCGTACAACAAGTTGGTCCGTTACGAGATCGACATCCGGCGCTACGCCGAACTGGCCGACACCGGCGCCGCGATCGCGATCGGCACCGGCCAGGTCATCGTGGACGGCGAGCCGATCTACCTCGTGAAGGACGCGAAGGTCGGCATGTTCAAGGGCATCAGGTACCCGGACTACCCGCTGCCGTCCGAGAACTCGGTTGGTGGGATCATGGTCAGGTAG
- a CDS encoding beta-ketoacyl-[acyl-carrier-protein] synthase family protein — MAERVVVTGMGVVAANAHGLEAFEQALRTGRSGITFHEKLRDLGFACQVGGIPDISDELKHEYFTEESLRALNSSMVYAGIAAIDCWRDAGFVVPEPGSDEVDWNTGAIVGTGIGGVDTVGDWVVPRVNEGKVRRLGSTTVEQTMASSVSACVGGFLALGGQVTTNSSACTTGTEAVVEAFHKIREGRAVRILAGGAEGCSHYIWAGFDAMRVLARQSNDKPEAASRPMSATAGGFVPSSGAGLLMVESLSSARARGARIYAEILGGHVNCGGQRGGGSMTAPNPEGAKRCVLAALAIGGVAPERVEAINGHLTATMADPLEVGTWARALGRQPGNFPWISSTKSLVGHGLGAAGGIESVASVLQVSRGFVHGSINCEDVHPDIEPYAAHIPHQTIDVSPRVLAKASFGFGDVNGCLIFGKWENGQ, encoded by the coding sequence ATGGCTGAACGGGTCGTGGTCACGGGAATGGGCGTCGTCGCGGCGAACGCGCACGGCCTCGAGGCGTTCGAACAGGCGCTGCGGACCGGGCGATCGGGCATCACGTTCCACGAGAAGCTGCGCGACCTCGGGTTTGCCTGCCAGGTGGGCGGGATTCCCGACATCAGCGACGAGCTGAAGCACGAGTACTTCACCGAAGAGTCGCTGCGCGCGCTGAACAGCAGCATGGTCTACGCCGGCATCGCCGCAATCGACTGCTGGCGCGATGCCGGTTTCGTGGTGCCGGAGCCCGGGTCCGACGAGGTTGACTGGAATACCGGCGCGATCGTCGGCACCGGGATCGGCGGCGTGGACACGGTCGGCGACTGGGTCGTGCCCCGAGTGAACGAGGGCAAGGTTCGGCGCCTCGGCAGCACGACGGTCGAGCAGACGATGGCGAGTTCGGTGAGCGCGTGCGTCGGGGGCTTCCTGGCGCTTGGCGGACAGGTGACGACCAACAGCAGCGCCTGCACCACGGGGACGGAAGCGGTCGTGGAGGCGTTCCACAAGATTCGGGAAGGGCGCGCGGTGCGGATCCTCGCCGGCGGGGCCGAAGGGTGCTCACACTACATCTGGGCCGGGTTCGACGCGATGCGCGTGCTGGCGCGCCAGTCGAACGACAAGCCCGAGGCCGCGTCGCGGCCGATGAGCGCCACGGCCGGCGGGTTCGTGCCCTCGTCGGGCGCCGGGCTGCTGATGGTGGAGAGCCTGTCGTCGGCAAGGGCCAGGGGCGCACGCATCTACGCCGAGATTCTCGGTGGCCACGTGAACTGCGGCGGCCAACGCGGCGGCGGGAGCATGACCGCGCCGAACCCGGAAGGGGCGAAGCGGTGCGTGCTTGCGGCACTCGCGATTGGTGGCGTGGCGCCGGAACGCGTCGAAGCGATCAACGGGCACCTCACCGCCACGATGGCCGATCCGCTGGAAGTCGGCACGTGGGCGCGGGCGCTCGGTCGGCAGCCCGGGAACTTCCCGTGGATCAGCTCGACCAAGTCGCTCGTCGGACACGGCCTCGGCGCCGCCGGCGGCATCGAATCGGTGGCGTCGGTGCTGCAGGTGAGCCGCGGGTTCGTGCACGGGTCGATCAACTGCGAGGACGTGCACCCGGACATCGAGCCGTATGCCGCGCACATTCCGCACCAGACCATCGACGTGTCGCCGCGCGTGCTCGCCAAGGCCAGCTTCGGCTTCGGCGACGTGAACGGCTGCCTCATCTTCGGCAAGTGGGAGAATGGTCAATAA
- a CDS encoding phosphopantetheine-binding protein — protein MDTTTAFGKVLGIIKPFVKNATAFTSASDGTRIIEDLGVNSARLVDIILAFEDEFGIQVDDEAADRVRTLGDAVQMIVQKTAPAH, from the coding sequence ATGGATACCACGACTGCATTTGGCAAGGTCCTCGGCATCATCAAGCCGTTCGTGAAGAACGCGACGGCGTTCACCTCTGCGAGCGACGGCACGCGGATCATCGAGGACCTCGGTGTGAACTCGGCGCGCCTGGTGGACATCATCCTGGCGTTCGAGGACGAGTTCGGCATCCAGGTGGATGACGAGGCGGCCGATCGCGTGCGGACGCTCGGCGACGCGGTCCAGATGATCGTGCAGAAGACCGCGCCGGCGCACTGA
- a CDS encoding lysophospholipid acyltransferase family protein — protein sequence MLSTRQRLVLRVQEAVCQTCVLLTYYSIRAWMRVRGYRVPDLRPVRAEFAALVGDRRGPLLVCANHLTLIDSLVIQWALVPGWRLFVRPEWFFWNLPDKYNMSINLFVRLLGYFGKCVLVRRQGPPEEARQALDKVKFLLARGQSVLVFPEGGRSRLGRVDTTNFVYGVGRMVQESPAARVLCVFARGFGQRAYSAYPHAGESFFVRMKWAAPKTTFQGMRADRDLATQIVRQLSEMEQEYFENAILDR from the coding sequence GTGTTGTCAACCAGACAGCGCCTGGTGCTGCGGGTGCAGGAGGCAGTGTGCCAGACATGCGTCCTCCTCACCTATTACAGCATTCGGGCGTGGATGCGCGTTCGGGGGTACCGGGTTCCCGACCTGAGGCCGGTACGCGCCGAGTTCGCGGCTCTCGTCGGCGATCGGCGTGGACCGCTGCTGGTGTGCGCCAATCACCTCACGTTGATCGACTCGCTGGTCATCCAGTGGGCGCTCGTGCCGGGCTGGCGTTTGTTCGTACGGCCGGAGTGGTTCTTCTGGAACCTCCCGGACAAGTACAACATGTCGATCAACCTGTTCGTGCGGCTGCTGGGGTACTTCGGCAAATGCGTGCTGGTCCGGCGACAGGGACCGCCAGAGGAAGCGCGCCAGGCGCTCGACAAGGTGAAGTTCCTGCTGGCTCGCGGCCAGTCGGTGCTGGTGTTCCCCGAGGGCGGACGCAGCCGGCTGGGGCGCGTGGACACCACGAACTTCGTGTACGGCGTGGGCCGGATGGTACAGGAATCGCCGGCCGCCCGTGTGCTGTGCGTCTTCGCGCGAGGTTTCGGACAGCGCGCCTACAGCGCGTACCCGCACGCCGGGGAATCGTTCTTCGTGCGCATGAAGTGGGCGGCGCCGAAGACGACGTTCCAGGGGATGCGCGCCGATCGCGACCTGGCGACGCAGATCGTCCGGCAGTTGAGCGAGATGGAGCAGGAGTACTTTGAGAACGCGATCCTGGATCGGTAA
- a CDS encoding 4'-phosphopantetheinyl transferase superfamily protein — MRTRSWIGNDIVDLAEPGVAGKERDRRFMDRVFTPEERERILAAAAPTLALWKAWTAKETAFKIASKWREGVIFAHRKFEVGPEPPADAGRVVAPGSLAEWVSVRFEDLDIRVRWEMARDYIHCIGQLARREGSGLAVGVEVPRGPRQLLAGILHECQPLGGVLSCAEQASVHSTASERARLLARRLMDRWDLQGAEILRLWRAWGWSPPVIAQEGQPVAGFDVSLSHDGRFVAAALAGPVST, encoded by the coding sequence TTGAGAACGCGATCCTGGATCGGTAACGACATCGTCGATCTCGCCGAGCCCGGCGTGGCGGGCAAGGAGCGGGACCGGCGGTTCATGGACCGGGTGTTCACGCCCGAAGAGCGCGAGCGGATCCTCGCCGCCGCGGCGCCGACGCTGGCGCTGTGGAAGGCGTGGACCGCCAAGGAGACCGCGTTCAAGATCGCGAGCAAGTGGCGCGAAGGCGTGATCTTCGCGCATCGGAAGTTCGAGGTCGGCCCGGAACCGCCCGCGGACGCCGGCCGCGTGGTCGCGCCCGGCAGCCTGGCCGAGTGGGTGAGCGTGCGGTTCGAGGATCTCGACATCCGCGTGCGCTGGGAGATGGCGCGCGACTACATCCACTGCATCGGCCAGCTCGCGCGCCGCGAAGGCTCTGGCCTGGCGGTCGGTGTGGAGGTGCCGCGCGGTCCGCGGCAACTGCTCGCCGGCATACTCCACGAATGCCAGCCGCTCGGCGGCGTCCTCAGTTGCGCCGAGCAGGCATCCGTCCACTCGACCGCCTCGGAACGCGCCCGTCTGCTGGCCCGCCGCCTCATGGATCGCTGGGACCTCCAGGGCGCCGAAATCCTCCGACTCTGGCGCGCGTGGGGATGGAGCCCGCCCGTCATCGCCCAGGAAGGCCAGCCGGTCGCCGGCTTCGACGTCAGCCTCTCGCACGATGGCCGCTTCGTCGCCGCCGCGCTGGCGGGGCCGGTCTCGACCTGA
- a CDS encoding [Fe-Fe] hydrogenase large subunit C-terminal domain-containing protein: MVAIVAPAVAAVFPGEWLRLNDWLRKLGVAAAFDVSFGAELTVKSYLEHIAANRPKAVIAQPCPALVTWIELFKPELIPHLAPADSPMIHTAKMVRRFYPRYQGHRIVVLSPCVAKRREFDEVGIGDYNVTFTSVVARLERDGRRLTEFPETDYDNPPAERAVLFSTPGGLLETAKRWNPDVGTIARKIEGPHSVYRYLEHLPESLREGVNPLLIDCLNCELGCNGGPGTPNRTVSQDKVEAAVASRARTMRDRYAAECGGSSQEAQHAAVLVQIDKHWEPGLYGRTYTDRSSNARWRRPSEQEVQAIYRALEKVDDRDVLDCGSCGYGSCREMAVALHNGLNRPENCRLLKQRRAARAVEDGAAGVKRLGDQAQELSVAVQQVGGAVSRIEHTAQQALTDAHKGHQAAVRVADAVRVLAEAGGAIAGFSTTVQRIAAQTRLLALNATIEAARAGEAGRGFAVVASEVKELAGASAGAATEIARRVEEIQLGSTAAGRLVDELASATNSITSSQSAIASDVADQARVLREMNDDVAALAQEADCQPSFLQPPTARRSDDEPFLRPLLSQTPANTGELRQRAPARRIRLNKEENGHGHDPDDRRRRRPRGGSEDRAGGEGARLSRGAEWRGRPAAREGDQPGPDHPRRDDGPLYGGLSRVPVAARSRGDLRVRRLPTGADPGADLDPPDHTVSLRS, encoded by the coding sequence ATGGTCGCAATCGTCGCGCCGGCTGTCGCAGCGGTGTTCCCCGGTGAATGGCTTCGGCTGAACGACTGGCTCCGTAAACTCGGGGTCGCCGCGGCATTCGACGTGAGTTTTGGCGCCGAACTCACCGTCAAGTCCTACCTGGAACACATCGCCGCCAATCGCCCGAAGGCCGTCATCGCGCAGCCGTGTCCGGCCCTGGTCACCTGGATCGAGCTGTTCAAGCCCGAGCTGATTCCGCATCTGGCGCCCGCCGACAGCCCGATGATCCACACCGCGAAGATGGTGCGGCGCTTCTATCCTCGGTACCAGGGCCACCGGATCGTCGTCCTCAGCCCGTGCGTCGCGAAGCGGCGCGAATTCGACGAGGTCGGCATCGGCGACTACAACGTCACCTTCACCTCGGTGGTCGCGCGGCTGGAACGAGATGGCCGCCGCCTCACGGAGTTCCCGGAGACGGACTACGACAACCCGCCCGCCGAACGTGCGGTCCTCTTCTCGACGCCCGGCGGATTGCTCGAGACCGCAAAACGCTGGAACCCCGACGTGGGCACCATCGCCCGGAAGATCGAAGGTCCTCACAGCGTCTACCGATACCTCGAGCACCTCCCCGAGTCGCTTCGGGAAGGCGTGAACCCGTTGTTGATCGATTGCCTGAACTGCGAGTTGGGATGCAACGGCGGCCCCGGCACCCCGAACCGCACCGTTTCCCAGGACAAGGTGGAGGCGGCGGTTGCGAGCCGCGCGCGAACGATGCGCGACCGGTACGCGGCCGAATGCGGCGGGTCGTCACAGGAGGCCCAGCACGCCGCCGTTCTGGTGCAGATCGACAAGCACTGGGAACCCGGTCTCTACGGCCGCACCTACACGGATCGCAGTTCGAACGCCCGGTGGCGCCGGCCGAGCGAACAGGAAGTGCAGGCGATCTACCGCGCGCTCGAGAAGGTCGACGACCGGGACGTGCTCGACTGCGGCAGTTGTGGGTACGGCAGTTGTCGCGAGATGGCAGTTGCCCTGCACAACGGCTTGAATCGCCCGGAGAACTGCCGGCTCCTCAAACAGCGACGCGCGGCGCGCGCGGTGGAAGATGGCGCGGCCGGCGTCAAGCGGCTCGGCGACCAGGCACAGGAGTTGAGCGTCGCCGTCCAACAGGTCGGTGGTGCCGTCTCGCGCATCGAGCACACGGCGCAGCAGGCCCTCACCGACGCCCACAAGGGCCACCAGGCGGCGGTGCGGGTGGCCGACGCGGTTCGTGTGCTCGCCGAGGCCGGCGGAGCGATCGCGGGCTTCTCGACGACGGTGCAGCGAATCGCGGCGCAGACGCGGCTGCTCGCGTTGAATGCGACGATTGAAGCCGCGCGCGCCGGCGAGGCCGGGAGGGGCTTCGCTGTCGTCGCGAGCGAGGTGAAGGAACTCGCGGGCGCGTCTGCAGGAGCGGCCACCGAGATCGCCCGGCGCGTCGAAGAGATCCAACTGGGTTCGACCGCGGCCGGACGGCTCGTCGACGAGTTGGCGTCGGCCACCAACAGCATCACGTCCTCGCAGAGCGCCATCGCGTCCGACGTGGCAGACCAGGCGCGCGTGCTCCGCGAGATGAACGACGATGTGGCTGCCCTGGCGCAGGAAGCCGACTGCCAGCCTTCCTTCCTCCAGCCGCCAACCGCCCGCCGGTCCGATGACGAACCGTTCCTGCGCCCCCTCTTGTCACAGACGCCCGCAAACACCGGCGAGTTGCGCCAACGGGCACCCGCGCGTAGGATCAGGCTGAACAAAGAGGAGAATGGGCATGGCCACGATCCTGATGATCGACGACGACGCCGACCTCGTGGCGGCAGCGAAGATCGTGCTGGAGGCGAAGGGGCACGCCTTTCACGCGGCGCCGAATGGCGAGGTCGGCCTGCGGCGCGTGAAGGAGATCAGCCCGGACCTGATCATCCTCGACGTGATGATGGACCGCTATACGGAGGGCTTTCGCGTGTCCCAGTTGCTGCGCGATCCCGCGGAGACCTCCGAGTACGCCGCCTACCGACAGGTGCCGATCCTGGTGCTGACCTCGATCCACCGGACCACACCGTATCGCTTCGGTCCTGA
- a CDS encoding HAMP domain-containing sensor histidine kinase, whose amino-acid sequence MATSTPAIRSRDRDGAVGEMARFIRIVAHDLRAPVTVTRTMLSVLAQGYAGPLGPPQADLVGRVERRLEFLQTLIDDLLDLASAQVRLEDDVERRCRGSALDDRVSSACARIEAAARETRTALHCGTCPEPVVVAAEPDELDLVLDNLLSNAVKYAPGGEVRVSVARSDDVGRLVVADDGIGIPEGAHPRLFEGFFRAANAKAIEPQGTGLGLAIVKAVVDRRGGTIDVESTEGEGTTVTLRLPLGV is encoded by the coding sequence ATGGCCACATCCACGCCGGCGATCCGGAGCCGCGACCGTGACGGCGCCGTTGGCGAAATGGCCCGGTTCATCCGCATCGTGGCCCACGACCTCCGTGCGCCGGTGACGGTCACGAGGACGATGCTGTCGGTGCTGGCGCAGGGCTACGCCGGGCCGCTCGGCCCGCCCCAGGCCGACCTGGTTGGCCGTGTCGAACGCCGCCTCGAGTTCCTGCAGACGCTGATTGACGATCTGCTCGATCTGGCGTCGGCCCAGGTCCGGCTGGAGGACGACGTCGAGCGTCGCTGCCGCGGCTCGGCCCTCGATGATCGCGTCAGCAGCGCCTGCGCTCGTATCGAGGCGGCGGCGCGCGAGACACGCACCGCGCTCCACTGCGGCACGTGTCCGGAGCCGGTCGTCGTCGCGGCCGAGCCCGACGAACTCGACCTCGTGCTGGACAACCTCCTGAGCAATGCCGTGAAGTACGCCCCCGGTGGTGAGGTGCGCGTGTCGGTGGCCCGGTCGGACGACGTCGGACGACTCGTCGTCGCCGACGACGGCATCGGCATCCCCGAGGGGGCGCATCCCAGGTTGTTCGAGGGATTCTTTCGCGCGGCCAACGCGAAGGCCATCGAGCCGCAGGGCACTGGCCTGGGCCTGGCCATCGTGAAGGCCGTCGTCGACCGTCGCGGCGGCACGATCGACGTGGAGAGCACCGAAGGCGAGGGAACCACGGTCACCCTTCGGCTACCGCTCGGCGTGTAG
- a CDS encoding hydrogenase maturation protease encodes MTIVLGLGNPLRYDDAVGLRVAEEVERLLTDDPVPGVRVLTSTRAGFELIDLLAGADHAVIVDCLDVPGGVPGEIRELTMERVPGAARLVGAHDITLADAFEFARVSGVPMPQTVEIYGIQAADTLRIEEGLFPDVAAAVPRLARTIHDRLHAER; translated from the coding sequence ATGACCATCGTCCTCGGCCTGGGCAACCCGCTGCGCTACGACGATGCCGTTGGATTGCGCGTGGCGGAGGAGGTCGAGCGGCTGCTCACCGATGATCCAGTACCGGGAGTTCGCGTCCTGACCAGCACGCGCGCAGGCTTCGAACTGATCGACCTGCTGGCCGGCGCGGATCACGCCGTGATCGTGGACTGCCTCGACGTGCCTGGAGGGGTTCCAGGAGAGATCCGTGAGCTGACGATGGAGCGGGTCCCCGGCGCGGCACGGCTGGTCGGCGCCCACGACATCACGCTGGCTGACGCCTTCGAGTTTGCGCGCGTCTCGGGCGTGCCGATGCCGCAAACCGTCGAGATCTACGGAATCCAGGCGGCCGACACGCTGCGAATCGAGGAAGGCCTGTTCCCCGACGTCGCCGCCGCCGTCCCACGCCTCGCGCGGACGATCCACGACCGGCTACACGCCGAGCGGTAG
- a CDS encoding 4Fe-4S dicluster domain-containing protein, with protein MQHYRMDPALSSELAAFGGDTLGRCFSCGNCTAVCGLSKGDTVFPRKIIRYLQVGLSDRLLESPEPWLCYYCGTCSSTCPRDAEPGELMMATRRWLVSKYDWTGLSKRLYLSEAWEVGLLAVVALFVLALFLVPGWLGASFGFSAINTSALEHVRLDLFAPTGVVHYADWALAGLLGLLLGINALRMVLFVRKGYGSLKTPASIWLGKAYEILVHGATQKRWLQCDNDARGRWLRHFLLVTGYATMFLLVIVFLPAFQREGAEFHYTAIFGYYATAVLLGVTLLAMRSRLKKDEQDHRFSHFSDWMFLVLLFMTALSGIALHAVRLLDLPWPTYILYVVHLMIAVPMLVVEVPFGKWNHLAYRPVAQYLVSVRETAQASQPAPAPVTRHAHAVAR; from the coding sequence ATGCAGCACTACCGAATGGACCCGGCCCTCTCCTCCGAACTGGCCGCGTTCGGCGGCGACACGCTGGGCCGGTGCTTCAGTTGCGGCAACTGCACGGCCGTCTGCGGGCTCTCGAAAGGGGATACCGTGTTCCCCCGGAAGATCATCCGCTACCTGCAGGTCGGGCTCTCGGACCGATTGCTCGAATCGCCCGAGCCGTGGCTCTGCTACTACTGCGGCACCTGCTCGTCGACCTGCCCGCGCGACGCCGAGCCGGGCGAGCTGATGATGGCCACGAGACGATGGCTCGTCAGCAAGTACGATTGGACGGGCCTGTCGAAACGGCTCTACCTCTCGGAGGCCTGGGAGGTCGGTCTCCTGGCCGTCGTCGCGCTCTTCGTCCTGGCTCTCTTCCTGGTGCCCGGCTGGCTGGGCGCATCGTTCGGCTTCTCGGCGATCAATACCAGCGCGCTCGAACACGTGCGCCTCGACCTGTTCGCGCCGACCGGCGTCGTCCACTACGCCGACTGGGCGCTTGCCGGCCTGCTCGGCCTGCTCCTCGGCATCAATGCGCTTCGCATGGTGCTCTTCGTCCGCAAGGGGTACGGCAGCCTGAAGACACCGGCGTCGATCTGGCTCGGCAAGGCCTACGAGATCCTCGTCCACGGCGCCACGCAAAAGCGGTGGCTCCAGTGCGACAACGACGCGCGCGGTCGATGGCTCCGCCATTTCCTGCTCGTCACCGGTTACGCCACGATGTTCCTGCTGGTCATCGTCTTCCTGCCGGCCTTCCAGAGGGAGGGCGCGGAGTTCCACTACACCGCCATCTTCGGCTACTACGCCACGGCGGTCCTGCTCGGCGTCACGCTGCTGGCGATGCGCAGCCGTCTGAAGAAGGATGAGCAAGATCATCGGTTCTCCCACTTCTCCGACTGGATGTTCCTCGTCCTGCTGTTCATGACCGCACTCTCGGGGATCGCGCTCCACGCCGTGCGGCTGCTCGACCTGCCATGGCCGACGTACATCCTCTACGTCGTACACCTGATGATCGCCGTACCCATGCTCGTGGTCGAGGTCCCCTTCGGCAAGTGGAACCACCTGGCGTATCGGCCGGTGGCCCAGTACCTCGTCTCGGTGCGCGAGACCGCGCAGGCCAGTCAGCCGGCCCCCGCGCCGGTGACGCGCCACGCCCATGCGGTTGCCCGATGA
- a CDS encoding CoB--CoM heterodisulfide reductase iron-sulfur subunit A family protein, producing the protein MADIRDRYDALVIGGGIAGMQAALDLGEQGFEVLLVERTPSIGGVMVGLNKVFPTLDCSSCICTPRMAESAHHPRIRLQTYTEVRQVEPVGSGFRAELECKPRYLHEETCIGCDECELACPIEVPHEFDYGLGARRAIYIPHGNAIPQKAVLDVEHCIFCGKCEKVCPTNCLDFTAEARMVTVDVGTVIVATGLEILSMGAKPEYGGTLPNVMSPLAMERIQSSNGPYGRVLRPADGKIPKSIAYIQCAGSRDRSLGVPYCSRVCCMYALKQALLLRHYIHDVDVALYYMDIRAFGKGYEQFYRRAVTEGVKVVKGKVARITEVENFDLLLRVELLDEGGRVDEHRYDLVVLSQGLIPAWHAAGVIDIEEAADGFVQTPEIKLNPSFTTMPGAFVCGVAAGPKDIPDAIVEAGEAAMAAANYLKRYRWRSSRPVAVAV; encoded by the coding sequence ATGGCTGATATCCGGGACCGGTACGACGCGCTCGTCATCGGCGGCGGCATCGCAGGTATGCAGGCGGCGCTCGACCTCGGCGAGCAGGGATTCGAGGTGCTGCTCGTGGAGCGGACGCCGTCGATTGGCGGCGTCATGGTGGGGTTGAACAAGGTGTTCCCCACGCTCGACTGCTCGAGTTGCATCTGCACGCCTCGCATGGCGGAATCGGCGCACCACCCGCGCATCCGTCTGCAGACCTACACCGAGGTGCGCCAGGTCGAGCCGGTGGGTTCGGGCTTCCGCGCGGAGCTCGAGTGCAAGCCGCGCTACCTGCACGAGGAGACCTGCATCGGATGCGACGAGTGCGAGCTGGCGTGCCCCATCGAGGTGCCGCACGAATTCGACTACGGCCTCGGCGCGCGCCGCGCCATCTACATCCCGCACGGCAACGCCATTCCACAGAAGGCGGTGCTCGACGTCGAACACTGCATCTTCTGCGGAAAGTGCGAGAAGGTCTGCCCGACCAACTGCCTCGATTTCACCGCCGAGGCGCGCATGGTCACCGTGGACGTCGGCACGGTGATCGTCGCGACCGGCCTCGAGATCCTGTCCATGGGCGCCAAGCCGGAGTACGGCGGCACGCTGCCCAATGTCATGAGCCCGCTCGCGATGGAACGGATCCAGTCGAGCAACGGGCCCTACGGGCGCGTCCTGCGCCCGGCCGACGGCAAGATCCCGAAGTCGATCGCCTACATTCAGTGCGCGGGCAGCCGCGACCGATCGCTCGGCGTGCCGTACTGCTCGCGCGTCTGCTGTATGTACGCGCTCAAGCAGGCGTTGCTGCTCCGCCACTACATCCACGACGTCGACGTCGCGCTCTACTACATGGACATCCGCGCCTTCGGCAAGGGCTACGAGCAGTTCTACCGGCGCGCCGTCACCGAGGGCGTCAAGGTGGTCAAGGGCAAGGTGGCGCGCATCACCGAGGTCGAGAACTTCGACCTGCTGCTGCGTGTCGAGTTGCTCGACGAGGGTGGGCGCGTGGACGAGCACCGCTACGATCTGGTCGTGCTCAGCCAGGGGCTCATCCCGGCGTGGCATGCCGCGGGCGTCATCGACATCGAGGAAGCCGCCGACGGCTTCGTCCAGACGCCGGAGATCAAGCTCAATCCCTCCTTCACGACGATGCCGGGCGCGTTCGTGTGCGGTGTCGCCGCGGGTCCCAAGGACATCCCCGACGCGATCGTCGAGGCCGGCGAGGCGGCTATGGCCGCCGCCAACTACCTCAAGCGCTACCGGTGGCGCTCGTCGCGCCCGGTCGCCGTGGCGGTGTGA